One genomic window of Saccopteryx bilineata isolate mSacBil1 chromosome 4, mSacBil1_pri_phased_curated, whole genome shotgun sequence includes the following:
- the ZNF106 gene encoding zinc finger protein 106 isoform X3 — MVRERKCILCNIVYSSKKEMDEHMRSMLHHRELENLKGRFGIEMVPLVQNEQEVLDLDGEPDLHSLEGFQWEDISISSSPGLARKRSLSESSVVVDRAPSVYSFFSEEGTGQENEPQQIFSSCNSLRATQSQKATVGFKQEVTPLAASLRTAERAENVATRRQHSAQLSSDCTLSLMHLAKDLNSQENFTPSENQNAQESNGEGNSLSSNVSLALATSSLADAGTDSSCTSGAEQNDSQSTRKKRRATGDGSSPELPSLERKNKRRKIKGKKERSQVDQLLNISLREEELSKSLQCMDNNLLQARATLQTAYVEVQRLLMLKQQITMEMSALRTHRIQILQGLQETYEPSERPYQFPCSLPQEQRNGRSQTSADASLMPAPFFPLLLDPPSSRVSPSSTGVPFQITTSPTFQAHGSVPAPDSSVLIKQEPMSSEQDESVNVSQDSPCNVFKELLQEEISDCCPVYPATTATLSLSELTESIHEPNQEPKFSVEQGNARNRESALYSQTAGLPGTNKDAEEPAKGNSGSETCTSSFPRLLFASEIPLEKEPLSPADQPEQQAESTLTSAETRGNKKKKKLRKKKTLRAARVPENSDTEQDVFTAKPARKVKTGKSAKGGKVTTSTWEDSRTGPEQESVRDDPDSDSSLEVLEIPNPQLEVVAIDSSGEEKPDSPSKKDIWNCTEQNALETSRSGCDEVSSTSEIGTRYKDGVPVSVAETQTVISSIKGSKNSSEISSEPGDDDEPTEGSFERHQAAVNAIQIFGNLLYTCSADKTVRVYNLVSQKCIGVFEGHTSKVNCLLVTQISGRNAALYTGSSDHTIRCYNVKTREGVEQLLLEDRVLCLHSRWRILYAGLANGTVVTFNIENNKQLEIFECHGPRAVSCLATAQEGARKLLVVGSYDCTISVRDARNGLLLRTLEGHSKTILCMKVVNDLVFSGSSDQSVHAHNIHTGELVRIYKGHNHAVTVVNILGKVMVTACLDKFVRVYELQSHDRLQVYGGHNDMIMCMTIHKSMIYTGCYDGSIQAVKLNLMQNYRCWWHGCSLIFGVLDHLKQHLLTDHTNPNFQTLKCRWKNCDAFFTARKGSKQDAAGHIEQHAEDDSKIDS, encoded by the exons GAGATGGACGAACACATGCGGAGCATGTTGCATCACAGAGAACTTGAGAACCTGAAGGGCAG gtTTGGCATAGAAATGGTGCCTCTAGTTCAAAATGAACAAGAAGTCTTAGATTTGGATGGGGAGCCTGACCTGCACAGTCTAGAAGGATTCCAGTGGGAAgatatttccatttcttcatccCCTGGGTTGGCAAGGAAGCGGAGCCTTTCCGAGAGCAGCGTGGTCGTGGACAGGGCTCCTTCTGTGTATAGCTTCTTCAGTGAGGAAGGCACAGGCCAAGAAAATGAGCCCCAGCAGATTTTTTCATCTTGTAACTCATTGAGGGCTACACAGAGTCAAAAAGCAACCGTGGGCTTTAAGCAGGAAGTGACACCTCTGGCTGCCTCCCTAAGAACAGCTGAAAGGGCCGAAAATGTTGCTACTCGAAGGCAACATAGTGCACAATTATCCTCTGACTGTACATTATCTTTGATGCATTtggcaaaagacctgaacagcCAGGAGAATTTCACACCTTCAGAGAATCAGAACGCCCAGGAGAGTAATGGAGAAGGAAACTCTTTATCCTCAAATGTGTCCTTGGCTCTTGCAACCTCCAGTTTGGCAGATGCAGGCACAGATAGTAGCTGCACCTCTGGTGCTGAACAAAATGACAGTCAGAGCACCAGAAAGAAACGAAGAGCCACTGGA GATGGATCTTCTCCTGAACTCCCAAGtcttgagagaaaaaataaaagaaggaaaattaaaggaaagaaag AACGTTCTCAGGTTGACCAGCTGCTGAATATTTCTTTACGGGAGGAAGAACTAAGCAAATCATTGCAGTGCATGGATAACAACCTTCTGCAAGCCCGTGCAACGCTCCAGACAGCTTATGTTGAAGTTCAGAGGCTTCTTATGCTCAAACAGCAG ataACTATGGAGATGAGTGCACTGAGGACCCATAGAATACAAATTCTACAGGGATTACAAG AAACATATGAACCTTCTGAACGCCCATACCAGTTTCCCTGTAGCCTTCCACAAGAACAAAGGAATGGTAGATCTCAGACATCTGCTGATGCCTCACTGATGCCTGCTCCCTTTTTCCCACTTCTTCTGGACCCTCCGTCTTCCCGGGTGTCTCCATCATCCACGGGAGTCCCTTTCCAAATAACCACGTCTCCTACTTTCCAAGCCCATGGCAGTGTTCCTGCTCCAGACTCCTCAGTTCTGATTAAACAAGAACCTATGTCTTCTGAACAAGACGAGAGTGTGAACGTGTCACAAGACTCTCCTTGCAATGTGTTCAAGGAATTACTGCAAG AAGAGATCAGTGACTGTTGTCCAGTTTATCCAGCCACCACTGCAACATTGTCCTTGTCAGAGCTAACAGAAAGTATCCATGAGCCTAACCAAGAACCAAAGTTTTCTGTGGAGCAAGGAAATGCCAGAAACAGAGAAAGTGCGCTCTATTCCCAAACAGCTGGTCTTCCTGGCACAAATAAAGACGCTGAAGAGCCAGCCAAAGGCAACAGCGGGTCTGAAACCTGCACCAGTTCTTTTCCAAGATTGTTGTTTGCTTCAGAAATCCCTTTAGAGAAGGAACCGCTCTCTCCAGCTGACCAGCCTGAACAGCAAGCAGAGTCTACCCTGACCTCAGCTGAAACGaggggaaacaagaaaaaaaagaaactcagaaagaaaaaaactctgcGGGCTGCCCGTGTTCCTGAAAACAGTGACACTGAACAGGATGTATTTACAGCTAAACCTgcaagaaaagtaaaaactggAAAGTCAGCAAAGGGAGGGAAAGTAACCACCTCCACCTGGGAAGATAGTAGAACTGGCCCAGAACAAGAGAGTGTCAGAGATGATCCAGATAGTGACTCCTCTCTGGAAGTCCTGGAAATTCCTAATCCTCAGTTAGAAGTAGTAGCCATTGATTCTTCTGGAGAAGAGAAACCAGACAGCCCATCTAAGAAGGATATTTGGAACTGCACAGAGCAAAATGCATTAGAAACTTCCCGTTCTGGTTGTGATGAAGTTAGCTCTACCAGTGAGATTGGCACTCGCTATAAAGATGGTGTCCCTGTAAG tGTGGCAGAAACTCAGACTGTGATCTCCTCCATAAAAGGATCGAAGAACTCTTCAG AAATCTCTTCAGAGCCAGGAGATGATGATGAGCCCACAGAAGGGAGTTTTGAGAGGCACCAAGCTGCTGTGAATGCAATTCAAATATTTGGGAACTTACTATATACCTGTTCAGCAGATAAAACTGTGCGAGTTTATAATCTAGTG AGTCAGAAGTGCATTGGTGTCTTTGAGGGTCATACTTCCAAAGTGAACTGCCTCCTAGTTACTCAGATCTCTGGGAGGAATGCTGCCCTTTACACTGGTTCCAGTGATCACACCATTCGCTGCTATAATGTTAAA ACACGAGAGGGTGTGGAGCAGTTACTGCTGGAAGACCGCGTCCTCTGCCTTCACAGTAGATGGCGAATCCTCTATGCAGGACTAGCAAATGGCACTGTGGTCACCTTCAACATAGAG aacaACAAACAACTCGAAATCTTTGAATGCCATGGCCCTCGGGCAGTTAGCTGTCTTGCCACAGCTCAGGAAGGAGCCCGGAAGCTGCTGGTTGTGGGATCTTATGACTGTACCATTAGTGTACGTGATGCACGGAATGGACTCCTCCTCAGAACTCTGGAGGGCCACAGCAAAACCATTCTTTGCATGAAG gtggTGAATGACCTTGTTTTCAGTGGCTCCAGTGATCAGTCGGTCCATGCCCACAACATTCAT ACTGGTGAACTTGTGCGGATCTATAAAGGTCACAATCATGCAGTGACTGTGGTGAATATCCTAGGAAAAGTGATGGTGACAGCTTGTCTGGATAAATTTGTTCGTGTCTATGAATTGCAG TCCCATGATCGATTGCAAGTTTATGGAGGACACAATGATATGATTATGTGTATGACTATCCATAAAAGTATG ATTTATACGGGCTGTTATGATGGCAGTATTCAGGCCGTGAAGCTGAATCTGATGCAGAATTACCGCTGCTGG TGGCATGGTTGCTCTCTGATATTTGGCGTTCTggatcatttaaaacaacatttgCTGACTGACCATACAAACCCGAACTTTCAAACTCTGAAATGTCGCTGGAAGAACTGTGATGCTTTTTTCACTGCTAGGAAAGGATCTAAACAG
- the ZNF106 gene encoding zinc finger protein 106 isoform X1, with amino-acid sequence MVRERKCILCNIVYSSKKEMDEHMRSMLHHRELENLKGRDSSHECRVCGVTEVGLSAYAKHISGQSHKDNVDAQEREDDGKGEEEEEDYFDKELIQLIKQRKEQSRPDEPSKSNQEINSDDRRLQRRREDRIPYQDREGYSQPAWHHRGPPQRDWKWEKDGFSNSRKNSFAHSLRNSGGPRGCSGWHKGVGKGSSVWFHNHSNSGGGWHSNNGTVDWNHNGTGRNSSWHSEGTGGFSSWHMNSSNGNWKSNVRGTNSWNYNSSGDKFQPGRNRNSNCQMEKMTMVWNKKSKSNKYNQERYTWQRQENDKVGTVATYKGPSEGFTSDTFSSQGLLDFNFEQPESQTTKQTDNLPSKIGGKNSNVAREKLRRWTPYPSQKTLDLQSGMKEVTGNKSEMIDKPFFDFTLITGTQKPQIDETNNSPTLKTQKEPHIGSRDHKATSDCTASYEAVRECPITGNPEQAHNLNKVPSLKPPLLPTPVNKSVPQKQNSKNPSKNTKANSFFSGEHSNSLNKSMEEDSHGSYRSKLQSSCPHFLKGNKSRFGTQREPDENVSDTLQKAREVLVFHESMQNPLLSTSKRTKNYAKANRNVEESEKGCLKIEFQVHSLEDESDGEISDVEKHGTKIGALGSAPTEALSSSSHNADEKEGDDQNLKTSRKLSISPCNTVVHEKESELQMTSATSPHSALLLDLKTSLDDVQVDDSVKSHVSYETEDFESTSLDAELQKGDIAQSSGPLLPELSKLGFPASLQRDLTRHISLKSKTGANLPEPNLNSARRIRNISGHRKSETEKESGLKPTLRQILNASRRNVNWEQVIHQVTKKKQELGKGLPRFGIEMVPLVQNEQEVLDLDGEPDLHSLEGFQWEDISISSSPGLARKRSLSESSVVVDRAPSVYSFFSEEGTGQENEPQQIFSSCNSLRATQSQKATVGFKQEVTPLAASLRTAERAENVATRRQHSAQLSSDCTLSLMHLAKDLNSQENFTPSENQNAQESNGEGNSLSSNVSLALATSSLADAGTDSSCTSGAEQNDSQSTRKKRRATGDGSSPELPSLERKNKRRKIKGKKERSQVDQLLNISLREEELSKSLQCMDNNLLQARATLQTAYVEVQRLLMLKQQITMEMSALRTHRIQILQGLQETYEPSERPYQFPCSLPQEQRNGRSQTSADASLMPAPFFPLLLDPPSSRVSPSSTGVPFQITTSPTFQAHGSVPAPDSSVLIKQEPMSSEQDESVNVSQDSPCNVFKELLQEEISDCCPVYPATTATLSLSELTESIHEPNQEPKFSVEQGNARNRESALYSQTAGLPGTNKDAEEPAKGNSGSETCTSSFPRLLFASEIPLEKEPLSPADQPEQQAESTLTSAETRGNKKKKKLRKKKTLRAARVPENSDTEQDVFTAKPARKVKTGKSAKGGKVTTSTWEDSRTGPEQESVRDDPDSDSSLEVLEIPNPQLEVVAIDSSGEEKPDSPSKKDIWNCTEQNALETSRSGCDEVSSTSEIGTRYKDGVPVSVAETQTVISSIKGSKNSSEISSEPGDDDEPTEGSFERHQAAVNAIQIFGNLLYTCSADKTVRVYNLVSQKCIGVFEGHTSKVNCLLVTQISGRNAALYTGSSDHTIRCYNVKTREGVEQLLLEDRVLCLHSRWRILYAGLANGTVVTFNIENNKQLEIFECHGPRAVSCLATAQEGARKLLVVGSYDCTISVRDARNGLLLRTLEGHSKTILCMKVVNDLVFSGSSDQSVHAHNIHTGELVRIYKGHNHAVTVVNILGKVMVTACLDKFVRVYELQSHDRLQVYGGHNDMIMCMTIHKSMIYTGCYDGSIQAVKLNLMQNYRCWWHGCSLIFGVLDHLKQHLLTDHTNPNFQTLKCRWKNCDAFFTARKGSKQDAAGHIEQHAEDDSKIDS; translated from the exons GAGATGGACGAACACATGCGGAGCATGTTGCATCACAGAGAACTTGAGAACCTGAAGGGCAG GGACAGTAGTCATGAGTGCCGGGTGTGCGGGGTCACAGAAGTGGGTCTTTCTGCATATGCAAAGCACATTTCTGGCCAGTCGCACAAAGATAACGTTGATGCCCAGGAAAGAGAAGATgatggaaaaggagaagaagaggaagaagattaTTTTGACAAGGAACTCATTCAGttaataaaacaaaggaaagaacaaagtCG ACCAGATGAACCTTCCAAAAGCAACCAAGAAATAAACTCTGATGACAGGCGACTTCAACGGCGACGAGAAGACAGAATCCCTTACCAAGACAGAGAGGGCTACAGTCAGCCAGCATGGCATCATCGAGGACCTCCTCAGCGGGATTGGAAATGGGAGAAAGATGGCTTTAGTAATAGCAGAAAAAACAGCTTTGCACATTCTTTAAGGAATAGTGGTGGACCTAGAGGATGTTCCGGGTGGCATAAGGGTGTTGGCAAAGGCTCCTCAGTTTGGTTTCATAACCATAGTAATTCTGGAGGTGGATGGCATTCAAATAATGGAACAGTAGATTGGAATCACAATGGTACAGGAAGGAATTCCAGCTGGCATTCTGAAGGAACAGGTGGCTTTTCCAGTTGGCATATGAACAGCAGTAACGGAAACTGGAAATCCAATGTACGTGGTACAAATAGTTGGAATTATAATAGCTCTGGGGACAAATTTCAACCAGGCAGAAACAGAAATTCTAACTGTCAAATGGAAAAGATGACTATGGTTTGGAACAAGAAATCTAAGTCAAACAAATACAATCAAGAGAGATACACTTGGCAGCGGCAAGAAAATGACAAAGTTGGTACAGTTGCCACATATAAAGGCCCTTCTGAAGGATTTACAAGTGATACATTTTCTTCACAAGGCTTACTTGACTTCAATTTTGAGCAGCCAGAAAGCCAAACCACTAAACAGACAGACAACTTACCTTCCAAAATTGGTGGGAAGAACAGCAACGTAGCAAGGGAGAAGCTCCGTCGCTGGACTCCTTACCCTTCCCAGAAGACTTTGGATTTACAGTCAGGTATGAAAGAAGTCACTGGTAACAAGTCAGAAATGATAGATAAGCCTTTCTTTGATTTTACCTTAATCACAGGAACACAAAAGCCCCAAATTGATGAAACAAATAATTCCCCAACactgaaaacacaaaaagaaccaCACATAGGATCAAGAGATCACAAAGCCACTTCTGACTGTACTGCTTCATATGAGGCGGTGAGAGAATGCCCCATTACAGGAAATCCTGAACAAGCGCATAACTTAAATAAGGTACCATCATTAAAACCCCCACTTCTTCCGACTCCAGTCAATAAATCAGTCCCTCAAAAGCAAAATTCAAAGAATCCTTCAAAAAACACCAAAgcgaattcttttttttctggagaacatTCAAATTCATTGAACAAATCCATGGAGGAAGACAGTCATGGTTCTTACAGGTCCAAGTTGCAAAGTTCatgtcctcattttttaaaagggaacaAAAGTAGATTTGGCACTCAAAGGGAACCTGATGAAAATGTAAGTGATACATTACAAAAAGCCAGAGAAGTGCTAGTGTTTCATGAGTCAATGCAAAATCCACTTCTTAGCACTTCTAAAAGAACCAAGAACTATGCCAAAGCAAATAGGAATGTGGAAGAGTCTGAAAAAGGATGTTTGAAGATTGAGTTTCAAGTGCACTCATTAGAAGATGAAAGTGATGGAGAGATATCTGACGTGGAAAAGCATGGAACAAAAATTGGAGCCCTGGGTTCTGCTCCTACAGAAGCTTTATCAAGCAGCTCGCACAATGCTgatgagaaagagggagatgaCCAAAACCTGAAAACATCTAGAAAGCTATCCATTTCCCCATGTAATACAGTAGTTCATGAGAAAGAATCAGAGTTACAGATGACATCTGCAACCAGTCCACACTCTGCTTTACTGCTAGACCTGAAAACCTCTCTAGATGATGTACAGGTTGATGACTCTGTTAAATCTCATGTATCTTATGAAACAGAAGACTTTGAGAGTACAAGCTTGGATGCAGAGCTTCAAAAGGGTGATATAGCTCAGTCGTCAGGCCCTCTCCTGCCTGAACTAAGCAAGCTTGGCTTTCCTGCCTCGCTCCAAAGAGATCTCACCCGGCACATTAGTTTGAAGAGCAAAACTGGAGCAAACCTTCCTGAGCCAAACCTCAATAGTGCTCGCCGCATTCGTAATATTAGTGGTCATCGAAAGAGTGAAACAGAAAAGgaatctgggctcaagccaaccctTCGGCAGATTCTAAATGCATCTCGGAGAAATGTCAACTGGGAACAGGTCATTCATCAAGTAACTAAGAAAAAGCAGGAGCTAGGCAAAGGCTTACCCAG gtTTGGCATAGAAATGGTGCCTCTAGTTCAAAATGAACAAGAAGTCTTAGATTTGGATGGGGAGCCTGACCTGCACAGTCTAGAAGGATTCCAGTGGGAAgatatttccatttcttcatccCCTGGGTTGGCAAGGAAGCGGAGCCTTTCCGAGAGCAGCGTGGTCGTGGACAGGGCTCCTTCTGTGTATAGCTTCTTCAGTGAGGAAGGCACAGGCCAAGAAAATGAGCCCCAGCAGATTTTTTCATCTTGTAACTCATTGAGGGCTACACAGAGTCAAAAAGCAACCGTGGGCTTTAAGCAGGAAGTGACACCTCTGGCTGCCTCCCTAAGAACAGCTGAAAGGGCCGAAAATGTTGCTACTCGAAGGCAACATAGTGCACAATTATCCTCTGACTGTACATTATCTTTGATGCATTtggcaaaagacctgaacagcCAGGAGAATTTCACACCTTCAGAGAATCAGAACGCCCAGGAGAGTAATGGAGAAGGAAACTCTTTATCCTCAAATGTGTCCTTGGCTCTTGCAACCTCCAGTTTGGCAGATGCAGGCACAGATAGTAGCTGCACCTCTGGTGCTGAACAAAATGACAGTCAGAGCACCAGAAAGAAACGAAGAGCCACTGGA GATGGATCTTCTCCTGAACTCCCAAGtcttgagagaaaaaataaaagaaggaaaattaaaggaaagaaag AACGTTCTCAGGTTGACCAGCTGCTGAATATTTCTTTACGGGAGGAAGAACTAAGCAAATCATTGCAGTGCATGGATAACAACCTTCTGCAAGCCCGTGCAACGCTCCAGACAGCTTATGTTGAAGTTCAGAGGCTTCTTATGCTCAAACAGCAG ataACTATGGAGATGAGTGCACTGAGGACCCATAGAATACAAATTCTACAGGGATTACAAG AAACATATGAACCTTCTGAACGCCCATACCAGTTTCCCTGTAGCCTTCCACAAGAACAAAGGAATGGTAGATCTCAGACATCTGCTGATGCCTCACTGATGCCTGCTCCCTTTTTCCCACTTCTTCTGGACCCTCCGTCTTCCCGGGTGTCTCCATCATCCACGGGAGTCCCTTTCCAAATAACCACGTCTCCTACTTTCCAAGCCCATGGCAGTGTTCCTGCTCCAGACTCCTCAGTTCTGATTAAACAAGAACCTATGTCTTCTGAACAAGACGAGAGTGTGAACGTGTCACAAGACTCTCCTTGCAATGTGTTCAAGGAATTACTGCAAG AAGAGATCAGTGACTGTTGTCCAGTTTATCCAGCCACCACTGCAACATTGTCCTTGTCAGAGCTAACAGAAAGTATCCATGAGCCTAACCAAGAACCAAAGTTTTCTGTGGAGCAAGGAAATGCCAGAAACAGAGAAAGTGCGCTCTATTCCCAAACAGCTGGTCTTCCTGGCACAAATAAAGACGCTGAAGAGCCAGCCAAAGGCAACAGCGGGTCTGAAACCTGCACCAGTTCTTTTCCAAGATTGTTGTTTGCTTCAGAAATCCCTTTAGAGAAGGAACCGCTCTCTCCAGCTGACCAGCCTGAACAGCAAGCAGAGTCTACCCTGACCTCAGCTGAAACGaggggaaacaagaaaaaaaagaaactcagaaagaaaaaaactctgcGGGCTGCCCGTGTTCCTGAAAACAGTGACACTGAACAGGATGTATTTACAGCTAAACCTgcaagaaaagtaaaaactggAAAGTCAGCAAAGGGAGGGAAAGTAACCACCTCCACCTGGGAAGATAGTAGAACTGGCCCAGAACAAGAGAGTGTCAGAGATGATCCAGATAGTGACTCCTCTCTGGAAGTCCTGGAAATTCCTAATCCTCAGTTAGAAGTAGTAGCCATTGATTCTTCTGGAGAAGAGAAACCAGACAGCCCATCTAAGAAGGATATTTGGAACTGCACAGAGCAAAATGCATTAGAAACTTCCCGTTCTGGTTGTGATGAAGTTAGCTCTACCAGTGAGATTGGCACTCGCTATAAAGATGGTGTCCCTGTAAG tGTGGCAGAAACTCAGACTGTGATCTCCTCCATAAAAGGATCGAAGAACTCTTCAG AAATCTCTTCAGAGCCAGGAGATGATGATGAGCCCACAGAAGGGAGTTTTGAGAGGCACCAAGCTGCTGTGAATGCAATTCAAATATTTGGGAACTTACTATATACCTGTTCAGCAGATAAAACTGTGCGAGTTTATAATCTAGTG AGTCAGAAGTGCATTGGTGTCTTTGAGGGTCATACTTCCAAAGTGAACTGCCTCCTAGTTACTCAGATCTCTGGGAGGAATGCTGCCCTTTACACTGGTTCCAGTGATCACACCATTCGCTGCTATAATGTTAAA ACACGAGAGGGTGTGGAGCAGTTACTGCTGGAAGACCGCGTCCTCTGCCTTCACAGTAGATGGCGAATCCTCTATGCAGGACTAGCAAATGGCACTGTGGTCACCTTCAACATAGAG aacaACAAACAACTCGAAATCTTTGAATGCCATGGCCCTCGGGCAGTTAGCTGTCTTGCCACAGCTCAGGAAGGAGCCCGGAAGCTGCTGGTTGTGGGATCTTATGACTGTACCATTAGTGTACGTGATGCACGGAATGGACTCCTCCTCAGAACTCTGGAGGGCCACAGCAAAACCATTCTTTGCATGAAG gtggTGAATGACCTTGTTTTCAGTGGCTCCAGTGATCAGTCGGTCCATGCCCACAACATTCAT ACTGGTGAACTTGTGCGGATCTATAAAGGTCACAATCATGCAGTGACTGTGGTGAATATCCTAGGAAAAGTGATGGTGACAGCTTGTCTGGATAAATTTGTTCGTGTCTATGAATTGCAG TCCCATGATCGATTGCAAGTTTATGGAGGACACAATGATATGATTATGTGTATGACTATCCATAAAAGTATG ATTTATACGGGCTGTTATGATGGCAGTATTCAGGCCGTGAAGCTGAATCTGATGCAGAATTACCGCTGCTGG TGGCATGGTTGCTCTCTGATATTTGGCGTTCTggatcatttaaaacaacatttgCTGACTGACCATACAAACCCGAACTTTCAAACTCTGAAATGTCGCTGGAAGAACTGTGATGCTTTTTTCACTGCTAGGAAAGGATCTAAACAG